A single window of Acidobacteriota bacterium DNA harbors:
- a CDS encoding homocysteine S-methyltransferase family protein: MNIESVRGRKMDRKAFRQSVETEVLILDGAQGTFLLRNLPAGYCFELASVEKPEIVAAMHAAYVNAGADIISTNTFGATRIKLQEFGLGHRAREINAAAARLARRTAGERAWVAGCIGPTGKLIAPMGPLDFDETYELFHEQALALAEGGVDLFLLETFSDLKEAKIAVMAVREAANIPIMASMTFDEGFKTFMGTDPITAANVLASLCIDALGVNCSTGPEPMLEVLGRYAITTETPLFVEPNAGIPRLEDSEVVYHISPDEMASYGEKFVEIGACIVGSCCGSTPEYTAELHGRLKGKKPHSRRVEPLLRLSSRLRTVEIGPDLPFCVIGERINPTNREELAMEIRKGKVGFIQREARSQAEQGAHLLDVNIGVPNVDEAQIMAKVIRAIENAVNTPLSIDSVNPKAVEAALRESAGKPLINSVNGEEKSLEAMIPLAKRFGAGLLCLAVGGGGIPNKAEERLAVLKRIVERAEREGIPRQNLICDCLTLTVSAQQKRAEETLRALRMVKEELGLPTVLGVSNISYGLPERSIINATFLSMAMASGLDAAILNPDDARMMESVQAASVLTVRDRDSREYIQKFVQKRNKKGEEKEAAPAMLEDWNIFQAMLMGNRNEIGILVEKALASGRSALEINSQILIPAIQEVGRKYDCKEIYLPQMMLAAETMQQAFKILEPHFGAAEAAFHATVLLCTVKGDVHDIGKNIVALFLKNHGFKVIDLGKDVSVEDIVRKAQEVQADIVGLSALMTTTMVEMPVVIEALRKAGSKTKVVVGGAVVTKKYAQDIGADGYGKDAVEAVKTVKSLVAQ, encoded by the coding sequence ATGAATATCGAGAGTGTGAGGGGAAGGAAGATGGATAGAAAAGCATTCAGACAGAGTGTCGAAACTGAGGTTCTGATACTGGATGGTGCGCAGGGGACCTTTCTACTTCGAAACCTACCTGCGGGTTACTGCTTCGAACTGGCCAGTGTCGAAAAGCCTGAAATAGTTGCTGCCATGCATGCGGCTTACGTTAATGCCGGAGCCGACATCATCTCGACAAATACCTTCGGAGCGACGAGGATAAAGCTGCAGGAGTTCGGGCTAGGACATCGAGCAAGGGAGATCAACGCTGCGGCGGCCAGGCTTGCCAGACGAACGGCAGGGGAGCGAGCCTGGGTTGCCGGCTGCATTGGACCAACAGGTAAACTCATCGCTCCGATGGGACCACTTGATTTTGATGAGACATACGAGCTGTTCCACGAACAGGCTCTGGCGCTCGCCGAGGGGGGAGTCGATCTCTTTCTTCTGGAGACCTTTTCCGACCTGAAAGAAGCTAAGATTGCCGTGATGGCCGTCAGGGAAGCAGCGAACATTCCCATTATGGCTTCGATGACCTTCGACGAGGGTTTTAAAACATTCATGGGGACCGACCCGATCACGGCGGCTAATGTTCTCGCTTCTCTATGCATCGATGCCCTCGGCGTAAATTGCTCGACCGGCCCGGAACCGATGCTGGAGGTGCTTGGCCGGTATGCCATCACGACGGAGACCCCTCTATTTGTCGAACCCAACGCAGGGATTCCCCGCCTCGAGGATTCGGAGGTCGTCTATCATATCAGCCCTGATGAGATGGCTTCATACGGGGAGAAGTTCGTGGAAATCGGAGCATGTATCGTGGGCTCCTGCTGTGGAAGCACGCCGGAATACACTGCAGAACTCCATGGGCGTCTCAAGGGCAAGAAACCTCATTCCCGCCGCGTGGAACCTCTGCTGCGGTTATCAAGCCGTTTGCGAACCGTGGAAATCGGACCGGATCTGCCATTCTGCGTGATTGGCGAGCGGATCAATCCAACGAACCGGGAAGAACTTGCAATGGAGATCAGGAAAGGAAAGGTCGGGTTCATCCAGAGGGAAGCCCGCAGCCAGGCAGAGCAGGGAGCACACCTTCTTGATGTCAACATCGGAGTGCCGAATGTGGATGAAGCGCAGATTATGGCGAAAGTCATCCGTGCCATCGAGAACGCTGTGAATACTCCGCTGTCCATCGACAGCGTTAACCCGAAAGCGGTCGAGGCAGCTCTCCGCGAGTCTGCAGGGAAGCCTCTCATCAATTCGGTTAATGGCGAGGAGAAAAGCCTGGAAGCGATGATCCCCCTGGCAAAGAGGTTTGGCGCGGGACTTCTCTGCCTTGCCGTCGGAGGTGGAGGGATTCCGAACAAAGCCGAGGAAAGATTGGCCGTTCTCAAGAGGATTGTGGAACGCGCGGAAAGAGAAGGAATTCCGAGACAGAATCTGATCTGCGACTGCCTGACGCTCACGGTCTCTGCACAGCAGAAGAGGGCCGAGGAGACGTTGAGAGCGCTGCGGATGGTGAAGGAGGAACTCGGTCTTCCCACCGTTCTTGGAGTTTCGAACATATCGTATGGTCTTCCAGAGAGGAGCATCATAAACGCAACCTTTCTCTCCATGGCAATGGCATCGGGTCTTGATGCAGCCATACTGAATCCCGACGATGCACGCATGATGGAATCGGTCCAGGCCGCCTCTGTCCTGACGGTAAGGGATCGTGATTCCCGTGAGTACATCCAGAAGTTCGTTCAAAAGAGGAATAAAAAAGGTGAGGAGAAAGAGGCTGCTCCTGCAATGCTGGAAGATTGGAACATCTTTCAGGCGATGCTGATGGGGAATCGCAATGAGATCGGAATCCTCGTGGAGAAGGCGCTGGCCTCGGGCAGATCGGCATTGGAAATCAACTCGCAGATCCTCATCCCAGCAATACAGGAAGTCGGACGCAAGTACGACTGCAAGGAAATCTACCTTCCCCAGATGATGCTCGCAGCCGAAACAATGCAACAAGCTTTTAAAATTCTTGAGCCGCATTTTGGAGCCGCTGAGGCGGCATTTCACGCCACTGTCCTTCTCTGCACGGTTAAGGGGGATGTCCACGATATAGGGAAGAACATCGTGGCTCTCTTCTTGAAGAACCATGGCTTCAAGGTCATCGATCTGGGGAAGGATGTTTCGGTGGAAGATATCGTCCGAAAAGCGCAGGAAGTTCAGGCCGACATAGTTGGGCTCTCAGCACTGATGACAACGACGATGGTCGAGATGCCCGTCGTCATCGAAGCTTTGAGGAAGGCAGGATCGAAGACAAAGGTAGTTGTTGGAGGAGCCGTCGTGACGAAGAAATACGCCCAGGATATAGGAGCTGATGGATACGGAAAGGATGCGGTCGAAGCCGTTAAAACAGTCAAATCCCTCGTGGCGCAGTAA
- the gltX gene encoding glutamate--tRNA ligase — protein sequence MEKVIVRFAPSPTGYLHIGSARTALFNWLFARHTGGTFLLRIEDTDIDRSQQHFLDEILTDLRWLGIDWDGEPIFQSKRFSFYREQAEKLLHAGKAYHEGDAIIFKVEKGHRIEVQDLIHGSVTFNTDMIKDQVLIKSDGSPAYNFSCVVDDADLEITHILRGDDHLSNTPKQILFYEAFNLPLPKFAHMPLIMGMDGTKLSKRHGGISVNEYKKEGFLPGALVNYLILLGWSPREGEEVMSMNEAVRRFDISEMNDVQAKFDIHRLRWMNAEHIVRKKAEELLPLIKEQLVAAGADFSRFSDEYLVKLVELHKIRIKTLQEFVPLTEYFFKDDFALEEKGRGYLRKEENRRNLELFARRLEALDDFSKENIEKICRDFAGEKCLKAADIIHPARVAISGQTKGAGLFEIMELMGKEKVLKRLRSVGEWKN from the coding sequence ATGGAGAAGGTGATCGTCAGGTTCGCCCCGAGCCCGACGGGATATCTGCACATCGGAAGCGCCAGGACGGCTCTTTTCAACTGGCTCTTCGCCCGCCATACCGGCGGAACGTTCCTGCTCCGGATTGAAGACACCGACATTGATCGATCGCAGCAGCATTTTCTCGATGAGATCCTGACGGACCTCCGCTGGCTGGGTATCGACTGGGATGGCGAACCCATCTTCCAGAGCAAGCGCTTTTCCTTCTACAGGGAACAAGCCGAGAAGCTCCTGCACGCAGGAAAGGCGTATCATGAGGGGGATGCCATCATCTTCAAAGTGGAAAAAGGACACAGGATCGAAGTTCAGGATCTGATCCACGGCAGCGTCACTTTTAACACAGACATGATCAAAGACCAGGTTCTTATCAAATCGGATGGTTCACCGGCATACAACTTCTCCTGCGTGGTCGACGATGCCGACCTCGAGATCACTCACATCCTGAGGGGGGATGATCATCTCTCCAACACTCCTAAGCAGATCCTCTTCTATGAGGCATTTAACCTGCCGCTACCGAAATTCGCTCACATGCCACTCATCATGGGAATGGATGGCACGAAACTCTCCAAGCGGCATGGCGGCATCTCGGTGAATGAGTACAAGAAGGAAGGTTTCCTGCCTGGAGCGCTGGTGAATTACCTCATCCTGCTGGGATGGTCGCCGAGAGAAGGCGAAGAAGTGATGTCCATGAACGAGGCGGTGAGACGTTTCGACATCTCAGAGATGAACGACGTCCAGGCAAAATTCGACATCCACAGACTTCGCTGGATGAATGCCGAGCATATCGTGAGAAAGAAGGCGGAAGAACTCCTCCCGCTCATCAAAGAGCAACTCGTGGCGGCGGGAGCCGATTTTTCCAGATTCAGCGATGAATACCTCGTGAAGCTTGTGGAACTCCACAAGATCAGGATCAAGACCCTGCAGGAGTTCGTTCCTCTGACGGAGTATTTCTTCAAAGACGATTTTGCGCTCGAAGAGAAGGGGCGCGGCTACCTGCGGAAAGAAGAGAACCGAAGAAACCTCGAGCTTTTCGCCAGGCGGCTCGAGGCGCTTGATGATTTCTCGAAAGAGAACATCGAGAAGATCTGCCGTGATTTTGCAGGTGAAAAATGTCTGAAAGCGGCTGATATAATTCATCCCGCGCGCGTTGCGATCAGTGGGCAGACGAAAGGAGCTGGGCTCTTTGAGATCATGGAGCTCATGGGTAAAGAAAAGGTGCTTAAACGACTGAGGAGCGTCGGGGAATGGAAGAATTAA
- a CDS encoding MFS transporter: MSKQGAEIIECEKGGEDCRWEGCREKGLSMTQKARFPMTFWSANTVELFERAAYYAVASFVVVYLHETFNMAPTKATFLNGTILWGLLYFLPILSGTLADKYGFKKSLGISFSLLVLGYLVMGTVQNFWPWVMRAGDSPYGSLDYTIPIVVGILLIGIGGSFVKPIISGTVQKTSGTHTVLGFGIFYMTINVGSMIGRLVSYTVRVNLGIPAIFSYVATSFAFLGFLAILFLYKEPQYQQQVQETRSARPRTLGQAIVGMFVVLSNLKFVFFLVVIGFFWFIYVQIYNLIPLFLRFVDPDAAVELYTLVNPMMIVCFQLLITRLSKEWTALTSIMFGIGVTVVGMLLNVLPHVMGLEITQRVTLLGLGLPIAGICILISIASMALGEMFASPRIYQYIGAIAPKGQEGLYLGYANLPLAIGTIIGAPVGGILFTQFIDRPFKAGMPIHAPVMWVIVAAMGVFSLLGIYLYDKLLMKKDS, translated from the coding sequence ATGTCGAAGCAGGGGGCAGAGATTATCGAATGCGAAAAAGGCGGTGAAGATTGCCGCTGGGAGGGTTGCAGAGAAAAGGGACTATCAATGACCCAAAAAGCCAGATTTCCGATGACCTTCTGGTCAGCCAACACGGTGGAACTCTTCGAGCGGGCAGCATATTATGCGGTAGCATCCTTTGTGGTTGTCTACCTTCATGAGACGTTCAACATGGCACCCACAAAGGCTACCTTCTTGAACGGCACGATCCTGTGGGGGCTGCTCTATTTCCTTCCCATTCTGAGTGGAACCCTGGCTGACAAATACGGGTTCAAAAAATCTCTTGGCATTTCGTTCTCGCTTCTTGTTCTGGGATATCTTGTCATGGGGACAGTGCAGAACTTCTGGCCATGGGTCATGAGAGCAGGTGATAGTCCGTATGGCAGTCTGGACTATACGATCCCCATCGTTGTGGGAATACTGCTCATCGGCATAGGTGGCTCCTTTGTTAAGCCGATCATCTCCGGAACCGTACAGAAGACATCGGGAACTCATACGGTTCTGGGATTCGGCATCTTCTACATGACGATAAATGTGGGTTCCATGATCGGACGATTGGTCTCTTACACCGTGCGTGTGAACCTCGGCATCCCGGCCATTTTTTCCTATGTGGCTACATCTTTCGCATTCCTGGGATTCCTGGCCATTCTCTTTCTCTATAAGGAACCACAATACCAGCAACAGGTTCAGGAGACACGGTCGGCCAGGCCCAGGACTCTCGGTCAGGCTATCGTGGGGATGTTCGTGGTTCTGTCGAACTTGAAATTTGTCTTCTTCCTTGTGGTCATCGGGTTCTTCTGGTTCATCTATGTCCAGATCTACAACCTGATACCGCTCTTTCTACGCTTCGTGGACCCGGATGCAGCCGTTGAGCTTTACACGCTTGTAAACCCGATGATGATCGTCTGTTTCCAGTTGCTTATCACTAGGCTGTCCAAAGAATGGACCGCTCTGACCTCCATCATGTTCGGCATTGGAGTAACAGTCGTCGGAATGCTCCTGAACGTGCTGCCGCATGTCATGGGACTTGAGATAACGCAGCGTGTTACGCTTCTGGGTTTGGGCCTTCCCATTGCCGGGATTTGCATTTTGATTTCCATTGCCTCCATGGCTCTCGGTGAGATGTTTGCTTCCCCGAGGATATATCAGTACATTGGCGCCATCGCGCCAAAAGGGCAGGAAGGGCTCTATCTTGGTTACGCCAATCTTCCGCTGGCGATCGGGACAATCATCGGAGCGCCCGTCGGTGGGATACTCTTCACACAGTTCATCGACAGGCCTTTCAAGGCAGGGATGCCCATCCATGCCCCAGTAATGTGGGTCATCGTCGCCGCCATGGGAGTATTCTCTCTTCTTGGAATATACCTCTATGACAAACTCCTTATGAAAAAGGATTCCTGA
- a CDS encoding C25 family cysteine peptidase produces MRSAESRFFSGSNYLKGCSRMVVTFARISLAMLVCLLVLPGIFAHGSKDVNIKVISDSGNRIVLNFKIEDYKMQSFKLGGDEYVQVWIPGEGNFVEKGAPSLPHVNRSIIIPDDQKMIINVLSANYEERSLKIAPSKGLISRKIDPSMVPYEFGAVYKVNAFYPGPLATLGDPYIMRDYRGLTVQINPFQHNPVTETLRIYSEITVEVSAIGQGGKNVLDRKGIKRSRIPAFEEIYAHHFLNYTRSESGGSSPQSELSSAYSPLDEQGDMLIIAHDPWIPNLNAFVSHKATMGITANVVGVSTIGNDATSIKNYIQEVYDTSDLAWVLLVGDAAQVATPYASGGASDPSYSKLAGNDDYPDIMVGRFSANSVDEVDTQVQRTIDYEAAPANDQEWFWRGVGIASAEGAGQGDEGQSDQEHIEEIRGWLLNFGYTLVDQIYDPGATDTQVTDAVNAGRGIINYCGHGWAQGWGTTGFDTNDVEALVNDNMLPFIISVACNNGEFDHYDPCFGEAWLRETNESTGAPTGAIGAYMSSISQSWAPPMEGQDEFNLLYTDPGEPYTSYGTMCFAGSCSMMDVYGSGGVDMFNTWIVFGDPSVRIIGTASKLVYESHTIDDSDPDYGNGDGNIDYGETIRMAVTLKNNQTEPATSVWAILSTSSSGVEIRDKVAYYPDVPGSGTAQSNFPHFTFTVSSGCGSDIRFKMEIHHDNGLTSYSSFTVKSGLKVETTYFQDDMETDKGWTVSGTETTNNWVREDPYGVWDDGGNMVQPPDDTTAAPGVKCWVTGNPNPKGKFNPGDGDVDALAVLESPVFDASGASALTLQFNRFVYHFKNTDLDNSYFDIAISNDAGASYHNLETVGGMANEWQTKSLNASGAVTPTSQMKIRVRVEQAGYPMGDFVIDATLDDVRCYGTHYECQSFVPPAANPPNPVGSSLRVVKENANVKLIWEEPPIDASHDAATLYRIYRSSQPNAGLTQIATTTATFYLDLNELNTTDSWYYKVVSENGGGTSDE; encoded by the coding sequence ATGAGATCTGCAGAATCAAGGTTCTTCTCAGGCAGTAACTACTTGAAAGGCTGCAGCCGCATGGTTGTAACCTTTGCAAGAATATCTCTGGCCATGCTCGTATGCTTGCTTGTTTTACCGGGGATATTCGCTCATGGCAGCAAGGACGTTAATATAAAGGTTATCTCTGACTCCGGGAACCGGATCGTCCTCAACTTCAAGATTGAAGATTATAAAATGCAGAGCTTCAAGCTTGGTGGCGATGAGTATGTCCAGGTCTGGATTCCTGGTGAAGGGAACTTCGTTGAGAAGGGGGCGCCATCACTCCCGCACGTAAACCGGAGTATCATCATCCCCGACGACCAGAAGATGATAATCAATGTTCTATCAGCCAACTATGAGGAGAGATCTCTCAAAATAGCTCCATCGAAGGGGCTCATATCCCGTAAGATCGATCCGAGCATGGTCCCCTATGAATTCGGAGCAGTCTATAAGGTTAATGCATTCTATCCGGGTCCGCTCGCCACCCTCGGTGATCCCTACATCATGCGCGATTATCGCGGACTCACCGTGCAGATCAATCCATTCCAGCACAATCCGGTCACGGAAACCCTGCGCATCTACAGCGAGATCACCGTCGAAGTGTCAGCCATCGGGCAGGGAGGAAAGAATGTCCTGGACAGGAAAGGTATAAAAAGATCGCGCATCCCGGCGTTCGAGGAAATTTACGCTCATCACTTTCTTAACTACACGAGAAGCGAGTCTGGAGGAAGTAGCCCTCAAAGCGAATTGAGCTCCGCATACAGTCCCCTCGATGAGCAGGGAGACATGCTCATCATCGCCCATGACCCCTGGATCCCGAACCTCAATGCATTCGTCTCACACAAAGCGACGATGGGGATAACGGCGAATGTCGTTGGAGTCTCAACCATCGGCAACGACGCAACATCTATCAAGAACTACATCCAGGAAGTCTACGACACAAGCGACCTGGCATGGGTTCTCCTTGTGGGAGACGCTGCTCAGGTGGCAACTCCTTATGCCAGTGGCGGAGCCTCTGACCCATCCTACTCAAAGCTTGCGGGGAACGACGACTACCCCGACATCATGGTGGGACGATTCTCCGCTAATTCGGTGGATGAGGTAGACACGCAGGTTCAGCGGACTATCGATTACGAGGCAGCGCCGGCCAACGATCAGGAATGGTTCTGGCGTGGCGTCGGGATCGCCTCGGCGGAGGGAGCCGGGCAGGGAGATGAGGGACAATCGGACCAGGAGCACATCGAGGAGATCCGCGGATGGCTTCTCAATTTCGGCTATACGCTCGTCGATCAGATTTATGACCCGGGAGCGACTGACACACAGGTGACCGATGCAGTCAATGCAGGCCGTGGAATCATCAACTACTGCGGTCACGGGTGGGCTCAGGGGTGGGGAACCACTGGCTTCGACACGAACGACGTCGAGGCTCTTGTGAACGACAACATGCTTCCATTCATCATCTCGGTTGCATGCAACAATGGGGAGTTCGACCACTACGACCCATGCTTCGGAGAGGCCTGGCTGCGTGAAACGAACGAGAGCACAGGCGCACCGACAGGCGCCATCGGGGCCTACATGTCGTCGATCTCGCAGAGCTGGGCTCCGCCGATGGAAGGACAGGACGAGTTCAATTTGCTCTACACCGATCCCGGCGAGCCTTACACCAGCTACGGCACTATGTGCTTTGCCGGCTCATGCTCGATGATGGATGTATATGGCAGCGGGGGCGTCGACATGTTCAATACCTGGATCGTCTTTGGCGACCCGTCTGTCAGGATCATTGGGACGGCATCGAAACTGGTCTATGAAAGCCACACCATCGACGATAGCGATCCGGACTATGGAAATGGAGATGGCAACATCGACTATGGCGAGACGATCCGGATGGCAGTCACGCTGAAGAACAACCAGACAGAGCCTGCGACCAGCGTCTGGGCCATCCTTTCGACGAGCAGTAGCGGTGTTGAGATCAGGGACAAAGTTGCCTACTATCCCGATGTCCCGGGAAGCGGAACGGCGCAGTCCAATTTCCCGCACTTCACTTTCACCGTGAGCAGTGGGTGCGGAAGCGACATCAGATTCAAAATGGAGATCCATCACGACAACGGTCTCACCTCATATTCTTCCTTCACAGTCAAGTCGGGCCTGAAGGTGGAAACGACCTACTTCCAGGATGACATGGAGACAGACAAGGGCTGGACGGTAAGCGGGACCGAGACGACCAACAATTGGGTCAGGGAAGACCCCTACGGCGTCTGGGACGATGGCGGCAATATGGTGCAGCCGCCGGATGATACGACTGCGGCTCCAGGCGTCAAGTGCTGGGTCACTGGGAACCCCAATCCCAAAGGAAAATTCAACCCCGGAGACGGTGATGTAGATGCTCTGGCCGTGCTCGAATCTCCTGTTTTTGATGCTTCGGGAGCATCTGCTCTGACGCTGCAGTTTAACCGCTTCGTCTATCATTTCAAGAACACGGACTTAGACAACAGCTATTTCGACATAGCGATCTCAAATGATGCTGGTGCAAGTTACCATAATCTCGAGACGGTCGGCGGAATGGCCAATGAGTGGCAGACAAAAAGCCTTAACGCATCAGGTGCCGTGACACCAACATCGCAGATGAAGATCCGTGTGAGGGTCGAACAGGCGGGGTATCCGATGGGAGATTTCGTCATCGATGCTACTCTCGATGACGTGAGGTGTTATGGAACGCATTACGAATGTCAGAGCTTCGTGCCTCCGGCAGCAAATCCACCGAATCCTGTCGGCTCATCTCTGAGAGTGGTCAAGGAAAACGCTAACGTCAAGTTGATCTGGGAAGAGCCACCGATTGATGCCAGCCACGACGCTGCGACGTTGTATCGCATCTACCGTTCCAGCCAGCCGAACGCCGGCCTCACGCAGATCGCGACAACTACAGCCACCTTTTATCTCGATCTCAACGAGTTAAACACAACAGATAGCTGGTACTACAAAGTTGTTTCTGAGAACGGCGGCGGTACCTCAGACGAATAA
- a CDS encoding TerC/Alx family metal homeostasis membrane protein yields the protein MIPKRDAARVIIYVILALLFAAVVFHFEGTQKGLEFLTGYLIEYSLSVDNLFIFIMIFAYFGVGSRQQHKALNWGIMGAIVFRIIFVIFGVALIYLFHPIIYIFGLLLLWAAYKMAFTKEKEAHPDKIALVRWFRKLFPVTKDYVNCKFFTRSEHGLAATPLFIVVLVLESSDLMFALDSIPAILAITQDPFIVITSNIFAILGLRSLYFVIANIMKLFRFLKFGIALILFFVGLKMLLMDVYKVSTSISLLIVALILITFILLSVIVKEKPDEGKREWKKTRVKVSSDKEDED from the coding sequence ATGATACCTAAGAGAGATGCAGCAAGAGTTATAATCTATGTCATTCTTGCGTTACTATTCGCGGCAGTTGTCTTCCACTTCGAGGGAACACAAAAAGGGCTCGAGTTCCTCACTGGCTATTTGATCGAATACTCGCTCAGCGTGGATAATCTATTCATCTTCATCATGATCTTTGCCTATTTCGGAGTGGGTTCCAGGCAGCAGCACAAGGCGCTGAACTGGGGTATTATGGGCGCCATCGTCTTTCGCATCATCTTCGTCATCTTCGGAGTCGCGCTGATCTATCTCTTCCACCCTATCATCTACATATTCGGTTTGCTTCTGCTCTGGGCTGCCTACAAGATGGCATTCACTAAAGAAAAAGAGGCGCACCCGGATAAGATAGCCCTCGTGCGATGGTTTCGAAAGCTCTTTCCAGTCACGAAAGATTACGTGAACTGTAAATTCTTCACAAGGTCGGAGCATGGTCTCGCGGCTACTCCTCTGTTCATCGTCGTTCTGGTTCTCGAAAGCTCCGACCTGATGTTTGCTCTTGATTCGATCCCGGCCATCCTCGCCATCACCCAGGATCCTTTCATCGTCATCACGTCAAACATCTTTGCCATCCTGGGGCTGCGTTCCCTGTATTTCGTCATCGCGAATATCATGAAACTCTTCCGGTTCCTGAAGTTCGGCATAGCACTCATCCTCTTCTTCGTCGGCCTGAAGATGCTCCTGATGGACGTCTATAAGGTTTCAACTTCAATCTCACTTTTAATCGTTGCGTTGATCCTTATCACATTCATCCTTCTTTCTGTAATAGTGAAGGAGAAACCGGACGAAGGGAAAAGGGAGTGGAAGAAAACCCGGGTGAAGGTGAGCTCAGATAAAGAAGATGAGGATTGA
- a CDS encoding glutamine--tRNA ligase/YqeY domain fusion protein — MEELKPKVNFIREIIDEDLKTSKFGQRVHTRFPPEPNGYLHIGHAKSICLNFGLARDYNGLCNIRFDDTNPETEQVEYVDSIKEDVRWLGFDWEDREFYASDYFEQLYQLAVDLIKKGKAYVCDLSVDQVREYRGTVTQPGKESPYRNRSIEENLYLFQRMRAGEFPDESRTLRAKIEMAHPNMLMRDPLMYRIRRAHHYRTGDAWCIYPTYDWAHGQCDSIERITHSICTLEFEVHRQLYDWFLDALGIYHPQQIEFARLNVSNTVLSKRKLLELVEGGHVSGWDDPRMPTISGLRRRGFTPQSIRKFCDTIGVAKQDSIVDFVLLENCLREELNLTAQRAMAVLHPLKVVLVNYPDGQVEEMDVMNNPEDPNMGIRKVPFSRTLYIEQDDFMEEPPKKFYRLAPGREIRLRWAYFIKCVDVIKDEKTGKIKELHCTYDPATKGGNAPDGRTSRATLHWVPADFAIDAEVRLYDHLFTVRDPGDVPEGLDYKTYLNPNSLEVLTTCKVEPSLKHATPGSHYQFERLGYFCVDQRDSSPDRLIFNRTATLRDPWAKLRHTLMEK; from the coding sequence ATGGAAGAATTAAAACCTAAAGTCAACTTCATAAGAGAGATCATCGACGAAGATCTGAAGACCAGCAAGTTCGGGCAGCGTGTCCACACGCGCTTCCCTCCAGAACCAAACGGATATCTCCACATCGGCCATGCCAAGTCGATCTGCCTGAATTTCGGTCTGGCAAGAGATTACAACGGTCTCTGCAACATCCGCTTCGACGATACGAACCCGGAAACGGAACAGGTTGAGTACGTCGATTCCATCAAGGAAGACGTAAGATGGCTCGGCTTCGACTGGGAGGACCGGGAATTTTACGCTTCGGATTACTTCGAGCAACTGTACCAGCTTGCAGTCGATCTGATCAAAAAAGGGAAGGCCTACGTCTGCGATCTTAGCGTTGACCAGGTCCGCGAGTACCGGGGAACCGTCACGCAACCTGGAAAGGAGAGTCCTTACCGCAACCGGTCAATCGAGGAAAACCTTTATCTCTTCCAGAGAATGAGAGCAGGCGAGTTCCCCGATGAATCCCGCACGCTCCGGGCGAAGATCGAGATGGCACATCCCAACATGCTCATGCGCGACCCACTGATGTACCGGATCCGCAGGGCACACCATTACAGGACGGGTGATGCCTGGTGCATCTATCCCACCTATGACTGGGCGCATGGACAATGTGATTCCATCGAAAGGATCACCCACTCTATATGCACCCTGGAGTTCGAGGTCCATCGCCAGCTCTACGACTGGTTCCTCGATGCGCTCGGTATCTACCATCCTCAACAAATAGAGTTCGCTCGGCTCAACGTCAGCAACACGGTGCTTAGCAAAAGGAAACTTCTGGAACTCGTCGAGGGGGGGCATGTGAGCGGATGGGATGACCCCCGCATGCCGACCATCTCAGGCCTGAGGAGGCGCGGCTTTACCCCCCAATCGATCCGGAAGTTTTGCGACACCATCGGAGTGGCAAAACAGGACAGCATCGTGGATTTCGTGCTGCTCGAGAACTGCCTCCGCGAGGAGCTCAACCTGACGGCGCAGCGCGCGATGGCGGTCTTGCATCCATTGAAAGTCGTCCTCGTGAACTATCCCGATGGGCAGGTCGAAGAGATGGATGTTATGAACAACCCTGAAGATCCGAACATGGGGATTAGAAAAGTGCCCTTCTCGCGCACACTCTACATCGAGCAGGACGATTTCATGGAAGAGCCTCCAAAGAAATTCTACCGTTTGGCGCCCGGCCGCGAGATCCGTCTCCGATGGGCTTATTTCATCAAGTGCGTCGATGTGATCAAAGATGAAAAAACCGGAAAGATCAAAGAGCTCCACTGCACTTACGATCCGGCAACCAAGGGAGGTAACGCTCCTGATGGTCGCACTTCCAGGGCTACGCTTCACTGGGTTCCAGCCGATTTCGCCATCGATGCGGAAGTCCGCCTCTATGATCATCTCTTCACTGTCAGGGATCCCGGAGATGTTCCCGAGGGACTGGACTATAAGACCTATCTGAACCCAAACTCTCTCGAAGTTTTGACAACTTGCAAGGTGGAACCGTCCCTGAAGCATGCGACTCCCGGCAGCCACTATCAGTTTGAACGCCTCGGTTATTTCTGTGTGGACCAGCGCGACTCCTCACCCGATCGCCTCATCTTCAACCGCACGGCGACCCTGCGCGACCCCTGGGCGAAGCTCAGGCATACCCTGATGGAGAAATAA